The DNA region TTCGATGACGTCCAGGGTCTTGGCCCCGAAGGCGTCCACAATGCGTTGGGCGTAGGTGGGGCCGATGCCCTTGATCTGGCCGGAGCCGAGGTAGAGCCGGATGCCCGTAATGCTGGTGGGCAGTGCGGCGGACGAGGACTCCACACGGAACTGCTCGCCGTAGCGCTTGTCCACAACCCAGCGGCCGGCCATGGTCACTGCCTGGCCGGGCATGGGCTGGGCCATGGGCCCCACGGCGGTAACCAAGCCGCGCTGGCCCTGCACCCGGACCTTGGCCACGGTAAAGCCGTCGTCCTCGCTGGTGAAGGTGATGGACTCGATGTGGCCGGTAAGCTCTTCCCTATCCGGGTCCACGCTCGGTTTTTCCACACCATCCAGCAACAGCGGTTCGCCCTGCTGCTGCCCCATATATCTGTCTGCGCTCATCAGCGCGCTCTCCCGGACATGACGGCCGCAACCTCATCGTGCAAGAGCTGGGCGACCACTGGCTTGGTGATGATGGCGGTGACGCCGCACTCCACGCACTCAGCGTACACGTCCGCCTTGTCGTGCCCTGTGAGCACGATGGCCGGAATATCCGCATCGATGTCCCGCACGCCGCGGCGGATGGCCCGCAGCATCTCGATACCACCCATGATGGGCATGGAGAGATCGACCACCAGCAGGTCAGGTTGTTCGCGTTCCGCCATTCCCAACGCCATATCCCCGTCCTCTGCAAGCAGGACTGTGTGACCGCGCTTCTCCAGGATGCGCTGGAGCAGCGAGCGGTTCACCACATCGTCGTCGGCCACCAGGATGTGGAATGGACCGTTGGTTCCTTGGAGTTCCTCAGCAGACGCGGCCATCATGATGATCGTCGTATAGAGTAACGTGAGAAAATTGGCGAGTGGAGAAGCGCATGTGCGTCTCAAAGTTTGTCAAACAGTATTCCCACGTACGCGATGGACATCAAGGTCTTTCTTTCTCGTCGTTATGGCCGGCCGCCCATGCGCCGCTGCAGGAGCACGAAATCCGCCGTCACCAGGGAGGCCATGGCCTCCAGCACGGGCACAATGCGCGGTATGGCCGAAACGTCGTGCCGGCCGCCCATGGAGATGGTCGTGGCTTCACCGCTGCTATTCACTGTGCGCTGCTCCTTGAAGATGGACGGAATGGGCTTGACCGCCACCCGTGCCACCACGGGCCGTCCATCCGAGATACCGCCCAGGATGCCGCCAGCGTTGTTGCTCGACTGCTCCATGCCTATGGGGACAAGGGGATCGTTGTTGACGCTGCCCAGGGACCGCGCCGCCGCAAACCCGGAGCCAATCTCCACGCCCTTCACCGCGCCCACGCCCATCAAGGCGTAGGCAAGACGGGCGTCCAGCTTGTCGAAAACAGGCTCGCCCAGGCCGGTAGGCATGCCGTGGATCTCCACCTGCACGACGCCGCCGATGGAGTCGCCGTCCTTTTTCACCTCGGCCACGCGCTCCTTCCACGCTTCCACGGCGTCCGGATGCGGCGCAAAGAACGGCCGTTCCTGCGCGCTGGCCAGGTCCGCCTCGCTGAAAGCCGGCGCGGCCACGCCGCCCAGCTCCACCGGAAAGACCCGAAAGGAGACACCCAACCCGGCCAGAAACGCCTGGGCCACGGCGCCGCCAACTACGCGGCTCACGGTCTCCCGCGCCGAGGAGCGGCCGCCGCCGCGGTAGTCGCGCACGCCGTACTTGGCGTCGTAGGTGATGTCCGCATGGCCGGGCCGGTAGACGTCCTTGACCTTGGAGTAATCGCGGGAGCGCTGGTCCTGGTTCTCAATGAGGAAGCCGATGGCCGTGCCTGTGGTCGCGCCTTCCAACACACCGGAGTAAAGCTGCACGCGGTCCGGTTCCTTGCGCGTTGTGGAGGCGCCGCCGGGCTGGCCGGGCTTGCGCTTGTCGAGTTTTTCTTGGATGGCCTCTTCGGAAAGGGGCACGCCGGCCGGACAGCCTTCCACCACACCGCCCAGGCCGCGGCCATGGGATTCGCCGAATGTTGTGAGACGAAAGAGACGGCCAAAGCTATCGCCGCTCATGAATCCACTCCTTCTTGTTGCGGGTCCGCCTCCAGTCTGGCGGCAAGGTCGGCCGCCAGCTGATCCAGCGGCATTTCTCCGTTCACAACGATATGCGCCGTGTCTTTGTACAGTGATTCGCGTTCCGCCAGCACCTGGGCCACCTCTTCCACCGGCGAACAGCCTGTGAGCGACGGCCGCTGCCCGGGCTGCAGGTCTGAGCAAAGCCTGTCCGCCAGCACCTCTGCCGAGGCTTCTATGTAGACCACGATACCGGCCTCGCGCATCCTTTCGCGGTTTGCCGGGTCCAGCACCACGCCGCCGCCGGTGGCGATGACGAGGGGGCCGGGACGCGTGGCGATCTCGTCCAGAATTGTGGTCTCCAACTCACGAAATGCGGGCCATCCTTCGCGCTCCACCAAATCCGATATCGGACAACTAAGACAGTCCACGGCCACCACGTCGGCATCCACGAACGCCGCGCTCATGTGCTCTGCCAGCAGTTTACCTAGGCTTGATTTGCCGGACGCTCGCAGGCCGATGAGAAAGACGCGCTCATGAAGCATTGTTCTTGCTATCCCCAGTAAAAGAAACGCCCCACATCGCCGCAAGGCGAGTGGAGCGTGTTGCGATATTTCGAGGTTCATTCACCATGCGTTCGATGTCTTATGCGATAGCTTCGGTCGCTTCCGCAACAAGGAAACTGCCTGTTACGGAATCCGGGTCGTTCATGATCTCCTCGGGCGTTCCCTTGGAGACGATGCAGCCGCCGGCCTCGCCGCCGCCGGGCCCCAGGTCGATCACGTGGTCGGCCGCGCGGATAACGTCGATGTTGTGCTCGATGACCACAACGCTGGCGCCGCGGTCCACCAGCTTGTGCAGCACCTGGATGAGCTTGCCCACCTCGTGCATGTGCAGGCCGGTGGTGGGCTCGTCCAGAATATACAGCGCTCCGGGCAGGCTGCGCTTGCCCAGCTCCCTGGATATCTTGATGCGCTGGGCCTCGCCGCCGGAAAGCGTGGTGGCAGGCTGGCCCAGGGCCAGATACTCCAACCCCACCTCCTTGAGCACGGTGAGCCGTCGTTCAAGCGCCGGATAATTTTCGAAGAAAGCTAGCGCCTCGCGTACGGTCATGTCCAGTACATCAGCGATGTTTTTACCTTTATACGTGACTTCCAGGGTCTCGCGGTTGTAGCGCTTCCCCTTGCACACGTCGCAGGTCACGTAGATATCCGGCAGAAAATGCATCTCCACGCGGATCTGGCCGTCGCCCTGGCAATTCTCGCAGCGGCCGCCCTTGACGTTGAAGCTGAAGCGGCCGGGTTTGTAGCCCCTGGCCTTGGCCTCCGGCGTCTGGGCGAAGATGTTGCGTATCTCGTCGAAAATCTTGGTGTACGTGGCCGGATTGGAGCGCGGGGTGCGGCCGATGGGCGTCTGGTCGATCTCGATGATCTTCTCCACCTGCTCCGCGCCTTCGATGCCGCGGATGAGACCGGGATTGTCCACCTTGATGCCCCGCGCCAGGGCCAGGTGCTTATATAAGGTATCCACCACCAGGGACGACTTGCCCGAGCCGGACACGCCGGTGACGCAGACAAGGTTGCCCAGGGGGATCTCGCAGTTCACGTTCTTGAGATTGTTGGTCTGCGCGCCCATGAGCTTAAGCGCGCCTTTAGACTCGCGCCTGGTTGTGGGCGGAATGATCGCCAGGTCGCCGCGCAGGTACTTGGCCGTGAGCGAGTCCGGGTTGGTCAGCAGCCCTCCTTCACCGCGCACTGGTCCGGTATGTACCAGCTCGCCGCCCAGGCGGCCGGAGCCGGGACCAAGCTCCAGCACATGGTCGGCGCTGCGAATCGTTGCCTCGTCGTGCTCCACCACCAGCACCGTGTTGCCGCGGCTCTGCAGGTTGCGCAGGGTGTCCAGCAAGCGCTGGTTATCCCGCGGATGCAGGCCGATGGAGGGCTCGTCCAGCACGTAGGTCACGCCCACCAGGCCGGAGCCCAGCTGCCCGGCCAGCCGGATGCGTTGCGCCTCGCCGCCCGAGAGCGTGGACATGTTCCGCGCCAGGCTCAGGTAGTCCAGCCCCACGTTGGCCAGGAACGAGAGCCTGTGGATGAGTTCCTTGAGCAGAGGCTCGGCAATGAAGCTCTTGTGGCCGGAGAACTCCTGCGTTTCCAGCCAGGTGAGCGCCCGCGATATGGGCAGGGAGCAGAACTGGTAGATATTCAGGTCGCCCACGCGCACTGCCAGGGCCGCCGGCTTGAGCCGCGCCCCGTCGCACTCCGGGCAGGGCCGGCTCTGCCGGTAGCGGGAAAGCTCGTCCCGCCAGACACTGCCAAAGCCCATGCCCATCTCCAGAACGTTCACCACCCCTTCCCAGCCAGCGCCGGCGTCGCCAAAGAACAGCGCTTCCCACGCTTCCTGCGAATAATCCTCGAACGGCGTCTTCAGCGTAAACTTGTGGCGCTTGCCCAGCTTCTTCAACCGCTCCTCGTACCGGCCGAACACGGACTCCCGCCGCCACGGCAGCAGCCCGCCTCCTTCCAGGGAAAGGCCCTTGTTGGGCGCCAGCAGGTTGGGCTCGAAGTACTCCACGCTGCCGATGCCGGAGCAACGCGGGCACGCGCCCTGCGGCGAGTTGAAGGAGAAAAGCTGCGGCGTGAGCTCCGGCAGGCTGATCTTGCACGTGGGGCAGACAGACTGCGTGGAAAAGACGCGGTCTTTGTCCTCGCCCACGACCTGCACCTGCAACCGG from Oceanidesulfovibrio marinus includes:
- a CDS encoding response regulator, which produces MAASAEELQGTNGPFHILVADDDVVNRSLLQRILEKRGHTVLLAEDGDMALGMAEREQPDLLVVDLSMPIMGGIEMLRAIRRGVRDIDADIPAIVLTGHDKADVYAECVECGVTAIITKPVVAQLLHDEVAAVMSGRAR
- the aroC gene encoding chorismate synthase, whose product is MSGDSFGRLFRLTTFGESHGRGLGGVVEGCPAGVPLSEEAIQEKLDKRKPGQPGGASTTRKEPDRVQLYSGVLEGATTGTAIGFLIENQDQRSRDYSKVKDVYRPGHADITYDAKYGVRDYRGGGRSSARETVSRVVGGAVAQAFLAGLGVSFRVFPVELGGVAAPAFSEADLASAQERPFFAPHPDAVEAWKERVAEVKKDGDSIGGVVQVEIHGMPTGLGEPVFDKLDARLAYALMGVGAVKGVEIGSGFAAARSLGSVNNDPLVPIGMEQSSNNAGGILGGISDGRPVVARVAVKPIPSIFKEQRTVNSSGEATTISMGGRHDVSAIPRIVPVLEAMASLVTADFVLLQRRMGGRP
- the aroL gene encoding shikimate kinase AroL, whose product is MLHERVFLIGLRASGKSSLGKLLAEHMSAAFVDADVVAVDCLSCPISDLVEREGWPAFRELETTILDEIATRPGPLVIATGGGVVLDPANRERMREAGIVVYIEASAEVLADRLCSDLQPGQRPSLTGCSPVEEVAQVLAERESLYKDTAHIVVNGEMPLDQLAADLAARLEADPQQEGVDS
- the uvrA gene encoding excinuclease ABC subunit UvrA, which encodes MKHQVIRIEGAKQHNLKDLTLEIPRDQLVVICGPSGSGKSTLAFDIVYAEGQRRYVESLSAYARQFLPQMDKPQVDKIEGLSPAISLEQQTASRNPRSTVGTVTEVYDFLRVFFARLGTFYCPECGRPIEAQTSDQIIDQILDLPEGTKFILMAPLVDHQKGTHLDRLKKLKAQGFARVRINGEVTPLEPLPQLEKNKKHTIDLVVDRLVSKDGLRTRLADSVELALSYGGGRLQVQVVGEDKDRVFSTQSVCPTCKISLPELTPQLFSFNSPQGACPRCSGIGSVEYFEPNLLAPNKGLSLEGGGLLPWRRESVFGRYEERLKKLGKRHKFTLKTPFEDYSQEAWEALFFGDAGAGWEGVVNVLEMGMGFGSVWRDELSRYRQSRPCPECDGARLKPAALAVRVGDLNIYQFCSLPISRALTWLETQEFSGHKSFIAEPLLKELIHRLSFLANVGLDYLSLARNMSTLSGGEAQRIRLAGQLGSGLVGVTYVLDEPSIGLHPRDNQRLLDTLRNLQSRGNTVLVVEHDEATIRSADHVLELGPGSGRLGGELVHTGPVRGEGGLLTNPDSLTAKYLRGDLAIIPPTTRRESKGALKLMGAQTNNLKNVNCEIPLGNLVCVTGVSGSGKSSLVVDTLYKHLALARGIKVDNPGLIRGIEGAEQVEKIIEIDQTPIGRTPRSNPATYTKIFDEIRNIFAQTPEAKARGYKPGRFSFNVKGGRCENCQGDGQIRVEMHFLPDIYVTCDVCKGKRYNRETLEVTYKGKNIADVLDMTVREALAFFENYPALERRLTVLKEVGLEYLALGQPATTLSGGEAQRIKISRELGKRSLPGALYILDEPTTGLHMHEVGKLIQVLHKLVDRGASVVVIEHNIDVIRAADHVIDLGPGGGEAGGCIVSKGTPEEIMNDPDSVTGSFLVAEATEAIA